The genomic window AAAGAAGACCACAATAGGATTCGCTATCATAGTTGTATACGTTGATGATATCAACTTAGTTGGAACTCCTGAAGAACTCTTAAAGGCAATTGAATACTTGAAGGGAGAATTTGAGATTAAGGATCTTGGAAAAACAAAGTTTTGTCTCGGCTTGCAGATCGAGCACTATCCGAGCGGCATACTTTTTCACCAGAAGATGTACACCGAGAAACTTTTAAAACGTTTCAATATGGATAAATCTTATCCAATTAGCACTCCCATGGTAGTACGATCTCTTGACACTAAAAATGACCCTTTTCGTGTTAAAGAAGAAAATGAGATTCTTCttggtccagaagtaccatatTTGAGTGCAATTGGTGCACTACTGTATCTTGCACAATATATTAGACCTGACATTTCTTTTGCAGTTAATTTGTTAGCAAGATTCAACTCTGCTCCAACAAAGAGACATTGGGAAGGTGTAAAACATATCTTTCGATAGCTTCAGGATACTGTAGACATGGGATTATTTTACTCAAAAGATGTATCCCATTCTTCGCATTTAGTCAGATATACAGATGCAGGTTATTTCTCCGACCCACACAAAGCCATTTCTCAAACTGGATATGTGTTTACGAGTGGCAGTACCGCAATTTCTTGGGGATCGTGTAAGCAGAGTTTTTCCGCAACCTCCTCTAACCACTCTGAGATAATCGCCCTCCATGAAGCTAGCAGAGAATGTGTATGTCTAAGATCATGAATCACCCATCTCCGAAGTTCATGTGATTTACCTTCTGTCACGAAAAAACCAACCATCATCAATGAAGATAATGCAGCATGTATCTCATAGATGAAAGAAGGTTACATCAAGGGTGATCGAATAAAGCATATTTCACCAAAGTTATTTTATTCTCACCATCtagaaaagaataaagatataTGTATCCAGAAGATACAGTCGTGTGAAAAATATGCAGATTTATTCACCAAATCTTTACCGACAACAGTGTTCAAAAAGCTAGCTTATGGGAATCGGAATGCGACATCTGTACAAGAAGTAAACTCAGCGAAGTTTTCATGAGGGGGAGTCAATTTTTGGAACTTGACCCGTTCTACTCTTTTTCCTAGTCAAGGCTTTTTGTCTCTCTCGAGATTTTTCCTTGTctaggttttaacgaggcaacatacgCATATCTGCTTTTTTAGAGTtgtacttttttttctttgttcagGTTTTTCCCAATgaattttcctgacaaggttttaacgagacgATCCTTATGAATTGTAGATATCCAAGGGGGTATTATATAGGTAGTGGCTATCTACTCATAGATATGTTTCACCAAAACTATGAGATAATAAGCTTAAACCACCTTATTCACTGCATTAGCTACTTACGTGCACTTTTGCATGTCTTATGGACAACAAAGCTAGTGTATGTTAGTATGCATGGTGGGGTTAATGTCCTACTCACACCTTGAGCTAGTGGGTGTCTTCACATGGTTTAGTTAGAATCTGTATAAATACTGAATGGGCTGTAACTTATTTGAGTATCCCATTTTCTTATAAGTTTAATAAGAAATCACTCTTCTCTCTTGCATTATCTAAAGTTAATTACTTTCAGATTATATCTAATATTAGTGCCTAACTAATATTATTAGTAGCTTAATTATTACAATGGATCATTATTTAGCCGGTTGTTGGTGATATGGGCTTGGTTTTTCTATCGGGCTTCAAATATCCCGAGGTCTCGACTCTCGAGGCCTGTTTTAATTCTTTTCTCTCCGCACCGTTCAAAGCCGAAGGAATTTCTATTGAGAATTTTGGACATTTTTACTCTATTTCTAGGGTTCTGAAATtcacttcttctacttcttcttattGTGAGTTTTGAATCAGCATCAATGAATCCCTTAACGCTAGTAAAGCGTATTCAACAGATAAATTCAAAAGAAGCAGCTCTAGGTATATCGGATGATGCTTCATGGCATGCTAAATATAAAGAATCTGCATATGTTTTTGTTGGTGGTATTCCTTATGATCTTACTGAAGGTGATCTTCTCGCCGTTTTGCACAGTAAGTAGTAATTCACTTCtccccttattttatttttttctaattttagTGCCAGAGTATTATCAATGTAGATATATAAGATTCCATGAAAATTTTGATTTGTTGCTTTTGTAATCAATGTAGTTGCAAACTCTTATGGTGATTGTTGTAGGTTGAGAAATATGCAATGAAATATTTACTATGAACAACACAAACCTAAAAAAATGAGAAATATAATTTGTAGGGTTTCACAAAACTTTTCCCCAATTTTTTTGTTTGAAGGGATAAAGTGGATTTTTTAAGATCTGTGTGTTCCTTTTAGTAGTCAGTGAGAAAGAGAATGACTGGGTAGAATTAACTAGATTTGTAAACCAAAAAAGGAATTAGAGCTAAGAGAGGCGGAGTGAGtgagagagtgaaaaggaatacaaatttaaaagaaaaaaactcaaGAAAACGTTATAGTATTGTTTTCTATTTGCTAGTTTTCGTAAACTTTATTTGCGAGGCACACTCCACCAGATATGTTTTCTATAATGTTATGTATTGTTGAGTTTTATGGTACACAAAATAATCTCATAAATTCACACCAAACAGTCTCTTATGTTTTCACTCAGAGATATTTTATGTTATAAAAAATGTGGAACTTGTTTTGATTTTCATTGATAATTTTCAGGTATGGAGAGATTGTTGATGTTAATCTTGTTAGAGATAAAGCGACAGGTAAATCGAAAGGGTTTTGTTTTGTTGCATATGAAGATCAGAGAAGTACAAATCTTGCTGTAGGTTGGTGCTATTTCAGATCCTTGCTTTTAGTTATTTGGAGATTTTTAAGTTAAAATATCAGTTTTGTTCTGATTTAGAGTGATAGGTACAAGATTGCTAGGTACCAGTTCTCTGAGTTTTTTGTTTCTTATAGATAACTTGAATGGAGCTAATGTTCTTGGTCGCATTATTCGGGTTGATCATGTTACAAAgtacaaaaagaaagaagaagaggatgaagaagaggAACAGCAGAAGAGGGAGGAGCGTGGTGTATGCCGTGCCTTCCAAAGGGGCAATTGTAATCGTGGAGCTTCGTGCAAGTTTTCACACAATGAACAAGTAAGAAAttatatatactttttttttgtgtttgacGCTGATGCAAAATGATCATGTTCGTTAAACTAATGGAACTAAGATATATCCGATAGAAGTATCTTCTTAACTAGTCAGTATTACCCTTAGAAATTTGTGCATGTCCCGTCCTTATAATTGTAGGATCGGAGTCATGGCCTCACAAGGTCAGGACAATATACATGTGTCGTCTGGTAAAGTAGGATGCAATTACACCTATCAAACACCAATTGAGTTACTGAATAGGAACATGTTTCGTTTCATTGATAATTGAAAATATTACGATGCTACATGACATAGGCTGTTTGTATCTTTGCAGTGGGATATTTTGTAGTTCCAAACTGACCACGGGACCAAATTGCTCCACGGATTTGCCACTGTGCCCTATAATCTTAGATTCAGCTTCCCCTTCCCTGGAATAGATTTATTAGGGGCTAAGGTCTGTAGATCCTGGCTACGCTTAGAAACGTAGAAAATGCTACTTGAATATTGACGTTCCTTGTTCTTTGTGCGCATTGCACACCTGGTGTTGAATTGGATTCACACACAGGCTCATAATTGGTTAGGACTGAGGACTGAATATGAGCTCAATTGCCAATTATTTATTGCTCATCTTGTAGATTCATGCATAAGCaatttaatttgttttcttagcaaaattgtttttttttttttctatttggctcaattttctgtttttttttttttttttgaatttcgaaTAAAGTTGTTAAGAGAACGTTAAACGCTGGTACTACTTGCCATAGATTAAACTGTACCCTGAGTTGCCATCCATTAgagaaaaataagaaaccaaaaacccaGCATGGCGTACATGATTGCACTCTATAAGAGTCTTGTCAAATTAATACGTGGCTAATGCAGTAATGGAAGTACATATATTCAATTGAAATCTTGACACTGACTTAGGTTATACTACATAAATTTTAGTGTTAACATACAAGTTGGGATGCTGATAACTTTCAAGCTTAGGTCGTGGTTAGGTATCCAACATTTCTTTCTTGTCGCCTGTTAAGGGCAGCTTCTCTTATCAATGAGCTGGGAAGGTGATATTGGTATTATCTCTCTTATCAATTAGCTGGGATATTGGTATAATCAACAGATAGACACTGTATAAAGAGAACTCACAGATACAAACAGTTTGACGTAAAACCTTTCTCAACCAGAAACTAAGAAAAATTATCCACAATTGACTGGGAATTCTTTTTCAATGATACCAGAATCCGCAGATATAGTATCCCATTCCCCATGTTTTCTTTCTCACAGGCATCTTCATCAACTATGTTCCATAATATCAATACGGCGTTTTAAGTTCTGATTTGAGATTTACAATATTTTGCCTACTCTTATGTAGGACCAGTATTAATATCCAGTTTGATCCAATAGCATTCACCCATGCTACACCATGCATGTTCACCTACCTTACTAGCTTGTGCCATATACATTAGCATGTTGCCTCTTGCTAATATATACGCTGTTTTGAAGGTTTCACATTATGATCTTGCTTATTCACATCATGTAATTACCAAATACAGAGAGCTGCGAACACGGGTTGGGGTGATAAGGAAGATACCGGTGCAAGATGGGGAAAAGACAAGTACGATGGTTCATCAAAGGGTCCCAAAAGTACTGGCAACATGTCGTCCGACCGTCACGGAGAGCCTAAGGGAGGGTTCTCAAGGTTTAGGTCAGATGATAAAAACAGGAGACTACCTAGATCTGAGGAGAACGAAGGGAAgaagaatatctttgagaaacaaATTGAAACGAAACCAAGAGATGAGGATAGGCGAATCAATGGTAAAAGGTCAGAGAGGTATGAGAAAGAAACAAATCACAAGGACTTGGACAGGCGGTGGACTGAACGGTCTTCAAGTCATGATTCTGAATTGAACCTGAAGGAAGATGGGGATGACAGAGGAAGGCAGGAGAACTCTGGAAGGCGTGATTCAGAACTAAGTTATAAAGGTGACCGTGAGAATAGAAAGGAAGAAAGATTGGGAAGACATGAATCAGAAAGATATCAAAAAGAAGAACGGCACCACAGGGAAGATGAAAAGCGACCAAGGTATGATAGAGATTCTTCTTACCATCACAGGAGAGAGGAAACTGATACAAGCCAGAGGAGGTCACATAGATAAAAGAGTCCTTTGGATGGATTTGATGATAGCTGACAGATGGTTCCAATTGATCAAGAATATCAGGTAAGCATTGggtcctttttttttcttaatcgtcTACATGCCTGAACTTTGTATCAGTTGTGATATCGTATTGGTCTTGCATTTGATAATTGCAATATTTAGAACTGAAATGTTTGCTTCCCAACATTATAATCTATGTGAGCTCATTTTGGTTGAAACAAAGCCTATCTTCAGGCATGCCTTCTCTACCTGAATATGTAAATTATCATTCAGTCGCTTATTTCTGCATTTTGGTTTCACGTTTGGGAGTTGGTTTTAATTGATGTTGAAAAATTAAATGTACAAATAGGATGCTAAATTGGGGTCGGCATTTACCTTGCTTATTTATTATGTCAGGTTGTTGAACGTAAAAGAAGTACTCCAGTAGTTATGCGGTGAAACTGTAAAACTAAAAATGTATGTTTCAAAACAGTCTCTCTCttttagagaaagaaaataaaatatcatACTGGATCGGTGAGGGTTGTTGGCTTATTTAAATGAAGAAATACTGTCACGATAATTTTATCAAAGTAGAGATCCCTTATAAGTGGGAACCATTATCTTAAAAATTGTAATATAATATTTGGTCTTGATGATACAATGTCAAACCCAGAAACTCAAATCAGATCTTGCCTCCTAAACATTACCCAAATTGCATCTGTTATCCAAAAATAGAAGGGATTATCAAAGTAGTGAAATGAGAAAATTAATGGAGGATGATGATCATGACGATGAGATACAAACTTTCATCAAGGTATGGTTTTATGTTGTGTTGTCATTAGTTTATACGTATTTTATCGTATCAAAATTGATCCCAAAGGGATTTCTTAGATTGATTTTTCTGTTACCAGTTTTCTATCTCTTCACAATTCTTCCATTTTCCCTCAACTCTTTCCATCTTGGTGCTCCTACAGCTTTTTATCTCATTTGGCTTGGAAATTTCAAACTCCTCCTCTTTGCTTTCAATCTTGGCCCATTATCCTCCACCTCCACTTCAAgatttgatccatcaaaatcatcTGTACTTTTCATCTCATTAGCTTGCTTTCCCATCAAACTCAAAGAAAACagttcaaaaccaaaaatcatCAAAGAACATATTCGCATAAACATTCAAAATAAGAACAAATTCTGGAGAAACCAGTATCTGATTTTAGGCttaaaaactttgattttatCTGTTGTGGTCAAGATTTATGATTACAGACAATATGTGAATCCAAACGCAATCTTGGTTATCTACTGCTTACATCTTTACTTTGGTGCTGAGGTCGTTCTAGGCATAAGTCGTGCCATAGCTAAAACCATATTAGGCCTAGATTTGGCACCAGTGTTTGATCAACCATTCCTTTCAAACTCACTCCAAGAATTTTGGGGTCGTAGATGGAATCTGATGGTTACCAGTATTCTACGGTCGACCGTTTATGATCCCGTATGTCGTGTTTCTACGCCTGTACTTGGGAAGAAATTAGGCCCATTACCAGGTGTATTCTTGACATTCGTTGTCTCCGGATTGATGCATGAGGTGCTGTACTATTACTTGACGCGTGTGGATCCTACGTGGGAGGTGACGTGGTTTTTCGTGATACAAGGCCTATGTACAAGTTTGGAGGGAGTAATCAAGAAGTCGTTAAATAACAAGTTGCAGTTGAATCGATGGGTGTCGAGGATTTTGACTCTTGGGTTTATTAGTGGTACAGGGTTTTGGTTGTTCTTTCCGCAACTCATTCGCAATGGTGTTGATATAAAGGCTATAGGTGAGTATGGGATTATGGTGGAATTTGTCAAGAATAAGCTGCACCTTTAGCTAGAAGGTCTATTTTTTTTATGCATGATGTTTGATTGTAT from Papaver somniferum cultivar HN1 unplaced genomic scaffold, ASM357369v1 unplaced-scaffold_19, whole genome shotgun sequence includes these protein-coding regions:
- the LOC113338711 gene encoding long-chain-alcohol O-fatty-acyltransferase-like, with protein sequence MRKLMEDDDHDDEIQTFIKVWFYVVLSLVYTYFIVSKLIPKGFLRLIFLLPVFYLFTILPFSLNSFHLGAPTAFYLIWLGNFKLLLFAFNLGPLSSTSTSRFDPSKSSVLFISLACFPIKLKENSSKPKIIKEHIRINIQNKNKFWRNQYLILGLKTLILSVVVKIYDYRQYVNPNAILVIYCLHLYFGAEVVLGISRAIAKTILGLDLAPVFDQPFLSNSLQEFWGRRWNLMVTSILRSTVYDPVCRVSTPVLGKKLGPLPGVFLTFVVSGLMHEVLYYYLTRVDPTWEVTWFFVIQGLCTSLEGVIKKSLNNKLQLNRWVSRILTLGFISGTGFWLFFPQLIRNGVDIKAIGEYGIMVEFVKNKLHL
- the LOC113338712 gene encoding zinc finger CCCH domain-containing protein 25-like; this translates as MNPLTLVKRIQQINSKEAALGISDDASWHAKYKESAYVFVGGIPYDLTEGDLLAVFSQYGEIVDVNLVRDKATGKSKGFCFVAYEDQRSTNLAVDNLNGANVLGRIIRVDHVTKYKKKEEEDEEEEQQKREERGVCRAFQRGNCNRGASCKFSHNEQRAANTGWGDKEDTGARWGKDKYDGSSKGPKSTGNMSSDRHGEPKGGFSRFRSDDKNRRLPRSEENEGKKNIFEKQIETKPRDEDRRINGKRSERYEKETNHKDLDRRWTERSSSHDSELNLKEDGDDRGRQENSGRRDSELSYKGDRENRKEERLGRHESERYQKEERHHREDEKRPRYDRDSSYHHRREETDTSQRRSHR